Part of the Vigna angularis cultivar LongXiaoDou No.4 chromosome 1, ASM1680809v1, whole genome shotgun sequence genome, AGTATATCAGTTTATATtgtcctctctctctctctctctctctctctctctctctctttctgtcTTTAAGAATTTTCTCTTTCACAAAAATTGTACTCTTACTGCTTTGTTTACACTTTTCCCGTGCTGGTGCTGCTACTATATACGGTTAATAGTGTTATTAATACTGACCACTGAAATTTAATGGGTAGGTTTACCACACACAACGTCAATATCAAGATGAGCACAGGAAAGAACATTGTTATTGGTGTGCAAGTCACCTTTCTTTGATTAAGTCTGTTCTTAATTAGAGGGGATGAATTAGGGTTGAACACACTACAGGATGATCCACAATCACAGTTAAGGAAAATTCACTTGCCAGATTGTGATCATTTCTACAGGAAAAAGCTTAGActagattattattaaaataagaaaaaaaaaatagaggggAATGAGATTAAGTTTAGATCTTGGCCTTCTTTATTGATGGACATGAGAGAGCAAGATAAGGTAATAGAGATGCCTAGCACTTTGGGTTATAACCTCTCCAATAGAAATTCATCTTCCTCCAAGTTATCATCACCAATAGGGGAAAGAAGTGACCAACCTCCTCAATCTCACACGTTGATTTTCAGTGATCCACCCCAAACAACTTCACATCATCACCATCCCCTCAACCCCCCTAATTCTCTTCCACCAAACCCTCTTCAACTTCCACATCCTCACAGACCCAGAAGAGATCCAGATCCAACTCCTATTTCTCCTCCTGTCATAACCACCCCAAGAACACAACCACACTCAACACCAACTTTCACGACAACATTCAGATACCGAGAATGTCTGAAGAATCATGCTGCCACCATGGGGGGTCATGTCACAGATGGGTGTGGGGAGTTTATGCCAAATGGAGAAGAAGGCACCCCAGAGTCCTTCAAGTGTGCAGCTTGTGAGTGCCACCGCAATTTCCACAGAAAAGAACCTGAAGGCGAATCATCACAACATGTTCTCAACTACCACCTCACTTACCCCAACAAAAACAACAGAAACATTGTCATTCATTCTCCGCAATCTCATCTTCAGTTACCTACACCCCACCTTCACGGGGTGGTGGCTACCCCTTCAGGTGGGCCGGTTCAGCCCGCGATGTTGGGCTTTGGGGGGACCCCAGCTGAGTCCTCAAGCGAAGATCTCAACATGTTTCAGACCGATGATGCAGGGCAATTGTTATCAGTGCCACCACTGTCATCATCCAAGAAGAGGTTCAGGACAAAGTTCTCACAGCAACAAAAGGATAAGATGATGGAGTTTGCTGAGAAAGTGGGGTGGAAGATCCAGAAACAAGATGAACAGGAACTGCATCAGTTTTGCTCTCAGGTCGGTGTAAAAAGACAGGTTTTCAAGGTTTGGATGCACAACAACAAGCAAGccatgaagaagaagcaaatgTAAGCCTAGATTAATCAATTCCATCTCTTTCAAATtaattgttgattttttttttttaaatttgtgtttAATAAAAACACTCAGACTTTAAAATCTTAGATGTGAATACTATCACGTATAAGAAAATAGGTCGCTAAGCTAGCTAGAGACGTTAGTTGAAAGCTGCCATGCTATTGTGTATTCTCATCTGTATGTTATTAATCAAATTAACCATTCAATTTCCATCAGCAATCATCCAGGCTGTGTCCTTGATCTATATAAACGTGCCAATAAAACGGATGAAAAAATAGGTAAGAAAAACGATGCATGAAACTGGGATATATGGATAGATTAGGTTGTAAGCATTTATAAGTTAAACTGGGTGATGAGAATGAGCATTTCATGCATTATCCTTAGAGGTACTTAGTTGTTTGATAATCATGGAAGGCAAGCCTGGGTTCGTGAACCCATTCACTTTTCTTGAAAATCAAAGATGAGGGCTTTGGAGAAAATAGGATCCCACCACCACATCCACCCAACCACACAATTTTGTCAAATTTGTCCTGTAATAGGACACCGACAGCTGAATGAGGAGACAATACCCGTTCTTTTCTCAAAATGCCTTTCTGAGGTATTCAATGTGTGGGTGTGTGGTCTACACGAATAAAATCATGGCATaaccaaagtaaaaaaaaaaaaagaataaaaaagaaacaggGAGAGAAGAAGGACAGAGATTTCATGCCTTTTAGATATGTATATACTATGTATGTATAAAAGTGCAATACGATTTTTCTCCCTGACAAGGTATTGTTGCAGCAAGCAGGCACATAAAGCCAACTCTAACACAAACAGCCAAGAGTAGAGAGATAAACTAATAAGAGATTCTCACGTACA contains:
- the LOC108337225 gene encoding zinc-finger homeodomain protein 6 gives rise to the protein MDMREQDKVIEMPSTLGYNLSNRNSSSSKLSSPIGERSDQPPQSHTLIFSDPPQTTSHHHHPLNPPNSLPPNPLQLPHPHRPRRDPDPTPISPPVITTPRTQPHSTPTFTTTFRYRECLKNHAATMGGHVTDGCGEFMPNGEEGTPESFKCAACECHRNFHRKEPEGESSQHVLNYHLTYPNKNNRNIVIHSPQSHLQLPTPHLHGVVATPSGGPVQPAMLGFGGTPAESSSEDLNMFQTDDAGQLLSVPPLSSSKKRFRTKFSQQQKDKMMEFAEKVGWKIQKQDEQELHQFCSQVGVKRQVFKVWMHNNKQAMKKKQM